One part of the Lytechinus pictus isolate F3 Inbred chromosome 3, Lp3.0, whole genome shotgun sequence genome encodes these proteins:
- the LOC129257118 gene encoding peregrin-like isoform X5 encodes MRPLLIKPRTMPALNFDVKTFCHNLRATKPPYECPVNDCGKVYKSLNGIEFHLFHYDHDNPNGNGYATPVKKGGWRKSRVNNRPNQRAPSPQLIRSPAREGLTYAQAQRLVEVDLDGQTMRLNIYENIDVMTEDEFESETSEEEKIEKAPVNKGTKAVDQGQKPQKEKPAVGASLKLPEASFTVLTDYEEPPDIPNRPNSYFRYIEKTAEELDDDVEYDMDEEDYVWLDVINKKRESANMNPVPQEIFELLMDRLEKESHFQSQSSGKPDNHQFIDEDAVCCICNDGECQNSNVILFCDMCNLAVHQECYGVPYIPEGQWLCRRCLQSPSRAVDCALCPNKGGAFKQTDDGRWAHVVCALWIPEVGFANTVFLEPIDSIAHIPPARWKLTCYICKQRGVGACIQCHKTNCYTAFHVTCAQQATLFMKMEPIRETGINGTSISIRKTAFCDIHTPAEAEKKPLMKNDKVIEMDAAEKGWSAKKAKAISRKNMRKARKILAEKRAAVPVVSIPCIPQQRISKILKKVSLQKKQHFMQRLVSYWTLKRQSRHGVPLLRRLQAHHQSQRNKDSVSRESQKANRLKEQLKYWQRLRHDLERARLLVELIRKREKLKREQLKLSQKATDMQLQPFNILLQRTLAKLEEKDPLNIFSEPVSVEEAPDYYEVIKKPMDFSTMSNKVEGHKYKGLDQMEEDFNQMIENCMNYNSKDTKYYRAAVKIRDLGGAILRHAKRQSEKAGYDPETGLHLEKAPNYEETQIKLGDIDSVLQAENRADMTLEDQLHELLEKLDATCGIKHSAARSKRSKQLKREINVIRRRLAIQKGKDKQQNGGDASSHNVELTTEDSSSSESSEITSQSDSAPPKLSPARPLPITSRSRSSPSRPSPGKAMGSPGRGRGRGRGRGRSVRTMSDPQPGASVDSIPTLSANDTAETPKTKSPTQADKTASPSGVGRRTSVLFSSKGGKQGNPSPRKPGRPPKRSLSVDQSSSPNKPAHRVSQSGSLHVETEYEGNVPAPNNDSGASPPAKRARSVSMSTIGQRSPSRRMTSPSKDLPNGFESGTPNNESFSKYRSGHVRPRTSSESDSSSSSTSTSNESISEMSSSMGENGGPGGRSLLQANRNPFTDDSSGDTSCGESTSTTSRPIPTGATGPVLRDRRDYRPQDATVWNVPQRRAHPSAHHGGAQPTSQLG; translated from the exons ATGAGACCTTTACTGATAAAACCTAGGACAATGCCCGCTCTAAATTTTGATGTGAAGACGTTCTGTCACAATCTTCGGGCAACCAAGCCTCCTTATGAGTGCCCAGTTAATGATTGTGGCAAAGTCTACAAATCTCTAAATGGAATAGAATTTCACCTGTTTCACTATGACCATGACAATCCTAATGGTAATGGCTATGCAACACCTGTCAAGAAAGGTGGCTGGAGAAAATCAAGAGTGAATAACCGGCCAAATCAGCGTGCTCCATCACCCCAGTTGATTCGTTCTCCGGCCAGAGAGGGCCTCACCTATGCCCAGGCCCAACGCCTTGTGGAGGTCGACCTGGATGGACAGACAATGAGGCTTAATATTTATGAAAACATTGATGTAATGACAGAAGACGAGTTTGAGAGTGAGACGAGTGAAGAGGAAAAGATTGAGAAGGCCCCAGTAAATAAAGGAACTAAAGCTGTGGACCAAGGACAGAAGCCTCAGAAAGAGAAGCCAGCCGTTGGTGCTTCACTCAAGTTACCTGAGGCTTCTTTCACAGTTTTGACTGATTATGAGGAGCCCCCTGATATTCCTAACAGACCAAATTCTTACTTCAGGTACATTGAAAAGACAGCTGAGGAGCTGGATGATGATGTTGAGTATGACATGGATGAAGAAGACTATGTATGGCTAGATGTAatcaataaaaagagagaaagtgcAAACATGAATCCAGTTCCACAAGAGATATTTGAGTTGTTGATGGACAGACTGGAGAAAGAGTCACATTTTCAGAGTCAATCTTCTGGGAAACCAGACAATCATCAGTTCATTGACGAAGATGCAGTTTGTTGCATATGCAATGATGGAGAATGCCAAAACAGTAATGTTATATTATTCTGTGATATGTGTAATCTAGCCGTGCACCAAGAATGCTATGGGGTGCCGTACATTCCAGAGGGGCAATGGTTGTGCCGTCGCTGCCTCCAATCGCCCTCCAGAGCAGTTGACTGTGCCCTTTGTCCAAATAAAGGTGGGGCCTTTAAGCAAACTGATGATGGGAGGTGGGCCCATGTCGTGTGTGCTTTGTGGATCCCAGAAGTAGGTTTTGCCAACACAGTATTCCTTGAGCCTATAGACAGTATAGCCCATATTCCTCCAGCCAGATGGAAACTGACATGTTATATCTGCAAGCAGCGAGGTGTGGGGGCTTGCATTCAGTGTCACAAAACAAACTGCTACACAGCTTTCCATGTCACATGTGCCCAACAGGCTAcccttttcatgaaaatggaACCAATTCGAGAAACGGGTATCAATGGGACGTCCATTAGCATCCGAAAGACTGCATTCTGTGACATTCATACTCCAGCTGAAGCAGAGAAGAAACCCCTTATGAAGAATGACAAGGTGATCGAGATGGATGCTGCTGAGAAGGGCTGGTCAGCAAAGAAGGCCAAGGCAATATCCAGGAAAAACATGAGGAAAGCTCGTAAGATTCTAGCCGAAAAGAGAGCAGCCGTGCCAGTGGTATCCATTCCATGCATTCCACAACAAAG GATATCCAAGATACTAAAAAAGGTATCTCTGCAGAAGAAACAGCACTTCATGCAAAGACTTGTCAGCTATTGGACACTCAAACGACAGTCTCGGCATGGGGTGCCTCTACTGAGGCGATTGCAAGCGCACCACCAATCACAGCGCAACAAGGATTCGGTTAGT CGTGAGAGCCAGAAGGCTAACAGACTCAAAGAGCAGCTGAAGTACTGGCAGAGGTTACGGCATGACTTGGAACGTGCAAGGCTACTGGTGGAACTCATACGCAAGAGAGAAAAGTTGAAGAGAGAGCAG CTCAAACTGAGCCAGAAGGCAACTGATATGCAGCTACAGCCATTCAACATCTTGCTCCAGAGAACACTAGCCAAACTAGAGGAAAAGGACCCCTTGAACATCTTTTCAGAACCTGTGTCTGTTGAGGAG GCTCCTGACTATTATGAAGTCATCAAGAAACCTATGGACTTCTCTACCATGAGTAATAAAGTGGAGGGTCACAAGTACAAGGGGCTGGACCAGATGGAAGAGGACTTCAACCAAATGATAGAGAATTGTATGAACTACAATAGTAAGGACACCAAGTACTACAGGGCAGCTGTCAAGATCAGAGATCTG ggAGGTGCTATTCTTAGACATGCAAAGAGGCAATCAGAGAAGGCAGGCTATGATCCTGAGACAGGACTACATCTAGAGAAAGCTCCTAACTATGAAGAAACACAAATCAAACTAGGAGACA TTGACTCAGTACTTCAAGCAGAGAATAGAGCAGATATGACGTTGGAGGACCAATTACATGAACTCCTTGAGAAGCTGGATGCGACTTGTGGCATCAAGCATAGTGCTGCACGCTCCAAACGTTCAAAGCAGCTGAAGCGGGAGATAAACGTTATTCGACGGCGACTGGCCATTCAGAAAGGCAAAGACAAACAACAGAATGGTGGAGATGCCAGTTCTCACAATGTTGAATTGACTACTGAGGATTCTTCATCAA GTGAATCAAGTGAAATCACATCCCAGAGTGACTCAGCCCCACCAAAGCTTTCACCAGCTAGGCCTCTGCCTATAACAAGTCGAAGCAGGTCATCTCCATCCAGACCCTCTCCAGGAAAAGCCATGGGCTCTCCAGGTAGAGGGCGAGGAAGAGGGAGGGGACGTGGCCGATCTGTACGAACTATGTCTGATCCTCAGCCTGGTGCTTCTGTGGATTCCATTCCCACCCTTTCAGCAAATGATACCGCAGAAACCCCAAAGACAAAGAGTCCAACACAGGCAGATAAGACTGCATCTCCTTCTGGCGTTGGTAGGAGAACATCAGTACTGTTCAGTAGTAAAGGAGGAAAGCAGGGCAATCCGAGCCCCAGGAAACCTGGCAGACCTCCAAAGAGGTCATTATCAGTAGATCAATCAAGTTCACCCAATAAACCTGCACATCGGGTCAGCCAGAGTGGAAGCCTTCATGTAGAAACTGAATACGAAGGCAACGTCCCAGCCCCCAACAATGACTCTGGTGCAAGCCCTCCTGCTAAGCGAGCTCGTAGTGTGAGCATGAGCACAATTGGACAGCGTAGCCCAAGTAGGAGGATGACATCCCCATCAAAGGACCTTCCAAATGGTTTTGAGAGTGGAACCCCGAACAATGAAAGCTTTTCTAAATACCGTTCAGGCCATGTACGACCAAGGACCAGTTCCGAATCAGACAGCAGCAGTTCATCTACAAGCACTTCCAATGAATCCATATCGGAGATGAGCTCATCCATGGGGGAGAACGGAGGACCAGGTGGGCGTAGCCTGCTTCAGGCTAACAGGAATCCATTCACTGATGACAGCAGTGGAGACACTTCTTGTGGAGAGAGTACCAGTACTACCAGCAGACCCATTCCTACAGGTGCGACTGGGCCTGTGCTCAGGGACAGGAGAG